One part of the Coffea eugenioides isolate CCC68of chromosome 10, Ceug_1.0, whole genome shotgun sequence genome encodes these proteins:
- the LOC113748724 gene encoding cytokinin dehydrogenase 5: MAAKLLLMLAICRWIVTVGLMLDPTELLLLGVEERLSVDPLDLESASLDFGGLHRAEPWGVLHPASAQDVARLVKAAYDSSHGFTVSARGHGHSINGQAMTTNGVVIQMSTGSGERRRLGIGRPVAPRVYEKFMYVDVWGGELWIDVLRSTLEYGLAPKSWTDYLYLSVGGTLSNAGISGQAFNHGPQISNVYELDVVTGKGELLTCSEEDNSDLFHAVLGGLGQFGIITRARIALEPAPQMVRWIRVLYSNFSTFTHDQEYLISLHGQSDSQKFDYVEGFAIVDDGLINNWRSSFFSPRNPVKISSIDAKGNGGVLYCLEVTKNYGDLDADTIDEEVDALLTKLNFIPNTVFTTDLPYVDFLDRVHKAELTLRSKGLWDVPHPWLNLFVPKSRIADFDRGVFKGILGSKNKTSGPILIYPMNKNKWDEKTSAVTPEEDVFYLVALLRSALDNGDETQTLDYLSDQNRRILRFCGDAGINVKQYLPHYTTQQQWRDHFGHKWAQFYQRKLELDPRHILATGQRIFKPSCNPTSASWY, from the exons ATGGCTGCCAAGCTTCTTTTAATGTTGGCAATATGTCGATGGATAGTGACTGTTGGATTGATGCTGGACCCGACGGAGCTTCTGCTGCTGGGAGTCGAAGAACGGCTCAGCGTGGATCCGTTGGACCTGGAAAGCGCTTCTCTAGACTTCGGTGGCTTGCATAGAGCCGAGCCATGGGGGGTGCTTCATCCGGCTTCGGCTCAGGACGTTGCCAGGCTGGTCAAAGCGGCGTACGACTCGAGTCATGGGTTTACCGTGTCGGCTAGGGGTCACGGGCATTCCATAAACGGGCAGGCTATGACGACTAACGGAGTTGTGATTCAAATGAGTACTGGCTCCGGCGAAAGGAGGAGGCTTGGCATCGGGCGGCCGGTTGCACCCAGGGTTTATGAGAAATTCATGTACGTGGACGTATGGGGAGGAGAGCTATGGATAGATGTGTTGAGGTCCACCTTAGAATATGGACTCGCACCAAAATCATGGACAGATTACTTGTACCTTTCCGTGGGTGGTACGCTCTCCAATGCTGGCATCAGCGGACAAGCTTTCAATCATGGCCCTCAAATTAGCAATGTCTATGAGCTCGATGTCGTTACGG GCAAAGGGGAACTATTGACGTGCTCAGAAGAAGATAACTCAGACTTGTTTCATGCCGTTCTTGGTGGTCTTGGACAATTTGGGATCATCACTAGGGCTAGAATTGCTCTCGAGCCAGCTCCCCAAATG GTGAGGTGGATACGAGTGCTGTATTCGAATTTCTCCACTTTCACTCATGACCAGGAGTATCTAATCTCCTTGCATGGTCAATCAGACAGCCAGAAATTCGACTATGTGGAAGGTTTTGCTATTGTCGATGACGGCCTGATCAACAACTGGAgatcttcctttttttctccaagaaatccTGTGAAAATTTCGTCTATTGATGCTAAGGGCAATGGTGGCGTGTTATACTGCTTGGAGGTTACTAAAAACTATGGAGATTTAGATGCTGATACCATCGATGAG GAAGTGGACGCTCTATTGACGAAGCTAAATTTTATTCCAAACACGGTTTTTACAACGGACCTTCCCTATGTGGATTTCTTGGACCGGGTTCACAAGGCCGAGCTAACTCTCCGGTCCAAGGGTTTATGGGATGTACCACACCCGTGGCTCAATTTGTTCGTACCCAAATCAAGAATCGCAGACTTCGACAGAGGGGTATTCAAAGGCATCTTAGGCAGTAAGAATAAGACCAGTGGTCCGATTTTGATCTACCCCATGAACAAAAACAA GTGGGACGAGAAAACTTCAGCGGTGACGCCGGAGGAAGATGTGTTTTACTTGGTGGCATTGCTGAGGTCTGCATTGGATAATGGCGATGAGACGCAGACGTTAGACTACTTGAGCGATCAGAACCGACGGATCCTAAGGTTCTGTGGTGATGCGGGAATCAACGTCAAGCAGTACCTTCCTCATTACACCACACAGCAGCAATGGAGGGACCACTTTGGCCACAAATGGGCCCAATTTTACCAAAGAAAATTGGAGTTGGACCCCAGACACATTTTGGCCACCGGCCAACGTATTTTTAAACCTTCTTGCAATCCGACCTCAGCTTCATGGTATTGA